Proteins encoded together in one Pectinophora gossypiella chromosome 20, ilPecGoss1.1, whole genome shotgun sequence window:
- the LOC126376211 gene encoding zinc finger protein 90 homolog, with the protein MESNLTFFSLPFVDAEASELYKNEPQECVYDDLQPHGSLLGADDVLAQFLTADGPLEEPDLNGPTTLHCEICKKQFDNAKKYYGHLRVHSKDNLWICDKCPGQKFSTKQQLMKHSLSHKPLERVWRCPQCSMAFEALWRLQQHLFAKHLDYRPHKCDLCNKSFHKKSDLKKHKDVHSNVKQHNCTVCEAKFVDKSNLKRHMLRHNNEKPFCCPRCKTRFTQLASLKRHLQNCAAKVPAEAPADNTTRKNYCRACGMTFQYKSALLEHCVRQHTNKKKDAEGEKEEKPSQINTDINRTVDNIVDDILSAEDDYMTMSTQNEILNVYNQTENNDNLMHIEFLKDMNQLHTLDDELFYNDIDFDTFQPSHIFNTNDEYTDERNGEILFDFADAGRSIDTDIMNALYHVKAEHLPDELLNVPEVTAEKPSEVLPNPEVTVNECATIFESDVDLEASTNLAANLNQLIGENSVQYISTEDDDTFIISLNSEIDAEQLTDMLNIGVELVNDNNSNVNEDRSEVNHSEISTELDPVVVKIEKPITEVSKEIVPSDEKGNEGVKSKSKKEVFFVCRKCNKVFKKRDNYRSHIATHDASLRRHVCSVCGERFSYRSTLNKHRVAAHEVRVTRAFTCEVLGCGRTYNAAWMVKNHIERDHEKLLPHACDTKGCGQRFYKKSDLRIHQRYHSGSRPHVCDVCGRGFPQPSHLRRHVRSVDCTKHAKKRFN; encoded by the exons ATGGAGTCCAATCTAACATTTTTCAGTCTTCCA TTTGTGGATGCTGAGGCTTCGGAACTTTACAAGAATGAGCCTCAGGAGTGTGTGTACGACGACCTGCAGCCACATGGGTCGCTGCTGGGGGCAGACGACGTGCTCGCTCAGTTCCTGACGGCCGACGGGCCCCTAGAGGAGCCCGATCTGAACGGACCCACGACCTTGCACTGCGAGATATGCAAGAAGCAGTTTGATAATGCCAAGAAGTACTATGGACATCTGCGAGTCCATTCTAAGGATAATCTGTGGATATGTG ACAAGTGTCCAGGGCAGAAGTTTTCGACAAAGCAACAGCTGATGAAACACAGTCTGTCACACAAGCCACTGGAGCGCGTGTGGCGCTGCCCTCAGTGCAGCATGGCTTTCGAAGCATTATGGCGGCTCCAGCAGCATCTCTTTGCAAAGCACCTGGATTACAG ACCTCATAAGTGCGACCTGTGTAACAAGTCATTTCACAAAAAATCCGATTTGAAGAAACACAAAGATGTGCACAGCA ACGTGAAGCAACATAACTGTACCGTGTGTGAGGCGAAGTTCGTTGACAAATCCAACTTGAAGCGGCACATGCTAAGACACAACAACGAGAAACCGTTCTGTTGTCCACGATGCAAGACTAGGTTTACACAG ttgGCATCATTGAAGAGGCATCTGCAAAACTGCGCGGCGAAGGTCCCTGCGGAAGCTCCCGCGGATAACACCACAAGGAAGAATTACTGCCGGGCGTGTGGTATGACCTTCCAGTACAAGAGTGCCTTGCTCGAACACTGTGTTAG ACAACATacaaacaaaaagaaagacgCAGAAGGAGAGAAAGAAGAGAAGCCAAGTCAAATAAACACAGACATTAACAGAACAGTAGACAACATTGTCGACGACATTCTGTCCGCTGAAGACGACTATATGACAATGTCTACACAGAACGAGATACTCAACGTGTACAACCAGACTGAAAACAACGACAACCTCATGCACATAGAGTTCCTCAAGGACATGAACCAGTTACATACGTTGGATGACGAATTGTTCTACAACGATATAGACTTCGACACGTTCCAACCCAGCCACATATTTAACACAAACGATGAATATACAGACGAGAGGAACGGAGAAATATTGTTCGACTTCGCTGATGCAGGCAGGAGTATTGATACAGATATAATGAACGCACTCTACCATGTCAAAGCTGAACATTTGCCCGATGAACTGTTGAATGTACCAGAAGTGACTGCTGAGAAGCCTAGTGAAGTGTTACCAAATCCTGAAGTGACAGTGAACGAGTGCGCGACCATTTTCGAAAGCGACGTAGATTTAGAAGCGAGTACGAATTTGGCTGCGAACCTAAATCAGTTGATAGGTGAAAACAGTGTTCAGTACATTTCGACTGAAGATGACGATACGTTTATTATAAGTTTGAACAGTGAGATTGATGCAGAACAATTGACTGATATGTTGAATATAGGAGTGGAGTTAGTGAATGATAATAATAGTAATGTTAATGAAGATAGATCGGAAGTGAATCACAGCGAGATCTCGACAGAACTCGACCCTGTAGTAGTGAAGATTGAGAAGCCGATTACTGAAGTGAGTAAAGAAATTGTGCCTTCAGATGAGAAGGGAAACGAAGGAGTGAAGTCGAAGAGTAAAAAGGAGGTGTTCTTCGTTTGTAGGAAGTGTAATAAGGTGTTCAAGAAGAGGGATAACTACAGGTCAcatatag CGACCCACGACGCGTCCCTCCGTCGCCACGTGTGCAGTGTCTGCGGCGAGCGGTTCAGTTACCGCTCGACCCTCAACAAGCACCGCGTCGCCGCGCACGAGGTCCGCGTCACTCGCGCCTTCACGTGCGAGGTGTTGGGCTGTGGACGAACATACAACGCTGCTTGGATG GTAAAGAACCACATAGAAAGAGACCACGAGAAGCTGTTACCACACGCCTGCGACACGAAGGGGTGTGGACAGAGGTTTTATAAGAAGAGCGACCTGCGCATTCACCAGAG GTACCACTCAGGCTCGCGGCCGCACGTGTGCGACGTGTGCGGGCGCGGTTTCCCGCAGCCCTCGCACCTGCGCCGGCACGTGCGCAGCGTCGACTGCACCAAGCA cgCCAAAAAGAGATTCAACTAA